In the Arthrobacter sp. CDRTa11 genome, ATCTCCACCATGATCACCTCCGGCGCCAAGGTCATTGTTGTGGGTGCCGTGGACGGTGCCCAGCTGGGCACCCAGCTGCAGCAGGCCAAGGACGCCGGCGCGGTCATCATCGCCTACGACCGCATGCTGACAAACACCAAGGCCATTGACTACTACGTGGCCTATGACAACTTCAAGGTCGGTGAACTCCAGGGCCAGGCACTGCTGGAAGGCATGCAAGCCAAGAAGGCGGGCCCTTACAACGTGGAACTCTTCGCCGGCTCCCCGGACGACGCCAACTCAAAGGTGTTCTTCGACGGCGCCATGAGCGTCCTGAAGCCGAAGATCGACGACGGCACCCTGAAGGTTGTCTCGGGGCAGGCGGACTTCCAGAAGGCCGTGACCCAGGACTGGAAGCCGGAAAATGCCCAGCGCCGCATGGACTCCCTGCTCTCAGGCAGCTACTCCTCCACCGAGCTCGACGGCGTCCTCTCCCCCAACGACACGCTGGCCCGCGCCATCATCACGTCTGTCAAGAGTGCCGGCAAGACCGTCCCTGTTGTGACCGGACAGGACTCCGAATTGGAATCCGTCAAGTCCATCATGGCCGGCGAGCAGTACTCCACGATCAACAAGGACACCCGCAAGATCGTTGAGCACACCGTCACCATGATCAAGGACCTCCAGCAAGGCCTCGCCCTGGAAATCAACGACAACCGGAACTACAAGAACGAATTCAAGCGTGTTCCGGCGTACCTGTTGCCCCCGGCTATCGTGACAGCAGCCAGCGTCAAAACGGCTTACGTGGGCGATCCCATACTGGGCCCGGTCACCAAGTAGCACCCATGAATACGGAATGCCCGGCTCCAGCGGAGTCGGGCATTCCTCTTTTAAGCCACCCCCAGAGGACCATCATGGCCATTCCTGCTCCAGCATCGAGTAGACCAGCTCTGTTGCCCACTGGCCCTTGTAGTGCCATTTGTCCACCAGCCTGGCTTCGAGCCGCATGCCCAGCCGTTCACACAATTCGGCGGACGGCGTGTTAAGCGCGTCCAGCCGGGCCTCGATTCGGTGGAACCCGAGTTCCCCGAAGCCCAGGCCCAGCATGGCCGCGGCAGCCTCGGTGGCGTAGCCCTTGCCGCGCGCCCCGGGCGCCAGCGTCCAGCCGATTTCGGCCTGCCCGCGGCCAGGGAGCCACTTCAGCACCACTTCGCCCAGCAGGCCGGGCGAGTCCTTGGCTTCAATGGCCAGGCTGACCCAGTCGCCTTCCTTTTCGAAGACAAAGTTGGCGTACATTCCCACCCGCTCCATGCACTGCGTGTAGGTTTTGGCCAGGCCTGGCAGGAACCGGGCCGTCTCCGGCAGCGCGTGGTAAG is a window encoding:
- a CDS encoding GNAT family N-acetyltransferase, yielding MPDITLPVRTERLALRRFEGRDLEAFHAYHALPETARFLPGLAKTYTQCMERVGMYANFVFEKEGDWVSLAIEAKDSPGLLGEVVLKWLPGRGQAEIGWTLAPGARGKGYATEAAAAMLGLGFGELGFHRIEARLDALNTPSAELCERLGMRLEARLVDKWHYKGQWATELVYSMLEQEWP
- a CDS encoding sugar-binding protein; its protein translation is MRKIAKTLTVLAAVATLSLTACGRSDVDAEAAKAGTALAGFPQDSVIGVALPKKTSENWTLAESLFNDGLSSAGFKANVQFANNGVSEQQNQISTMITSGAKVIVVGAVDGAQLGTQLQQAKDAGAVIIAYDRMLTNTKAIDYYVAYDNFKVGELQGQALLEGMQAKKAGPYNVELFAGSPDDANSKVFFDGAMSVLKPKIDDGTLKVVSGQADFQKAVTQDWKPENAQRRMDSLLSGSYSSTELDGVLSPNDTLARAIITSVKSAGKTVPVVTGQDSELESVKSIMAGEQYSTINKDTRKIVEHTVTMIKDLQQGLALEINDNRNYKNEFKRVPAYLLPPAIVTAASVKTAYVGDPILGPVTK